A genomic segment from Panthera tigris isolate Pti1 chromosome A1, P.tigris_Pti1_mat1.1, whole genome shotgun sequence encodes:
- the TNFSF13B gene encoding tumor necrosis factor ligand superfamily member 13B, with protein sequence MEGCVEGERSRLRPRPERGEEMKVKEPPGSRPKDAALLAVTLLLALTSCCLSVVSLCRVAVLQAELGSLRAELRGPREPREPREPRELRAEPGPPRAGTATPGASGARLAPAVPSALKGIFAPAPAGESNSSQSGRRKRAALGPEDTVIQDCLQLIADSDTPTIRKGAYTFVPWLLSFKRGRALEEKENKILVKETGYFFIYGQVLYTDNTFAMGHLIQRKKVHVFGDELSLVNLFRCIQNMPETLPNNSCYSAGIAKLEEGDELQLAIPREDAKISQDGDGTFFGALKLL encoded by the exons ATGGAGGGCTGCGTGGAAGGCGAGCGGTCACGCCTTCGTCCTCGCCCggagaggggagaagaaatgaaagtGAAGGAGCCACCCGGCTCGCGCCCCAAAGACGCAGCGCTGCTGGCCGTGACCCTGCTGCTGGCGCTCACGTCCTGCTGCCTGTCGGTGGTGTCCCTGTGCAGGGTGGCCGTCCTGCAAGCCGAGCTGGGGAGCCTGCGGGCGGAGCTGCGGGGGCCCCGGGAACCCCGCGAACCCCGGGAGCCCCGCGAGCTTCGGGCTGAGCCGGGCCCTCCCCGGGCGGGGACCGCAACCCCCGGGGCGTCCGGCGCGCGCCTGGCCCCCGCGGTCCCCAGCGCGCTGAAA GGGATCTTTGCACCAGCCCCGGCGGGAGAGAGCAACTCCAGCCAGAGCGGCAGAAGGAAGCGCGCCGCTCTGGGTCCCGAAGACACAG tcaTTCAAGACTGCTTGCAACTGATCGCAGACAGTGACACACCTACTATACGAAAAG GAGCCTACACGTTCGTTCCGTGGCTGCTCAGCTTTAAAAGAGGAAGGgccctggaagaaaaggaaaataaaatcctggTGAAAGAAACCGGTTACTTCTTTATATACGGGCAG GTTTTATACACGGATAACACCTTTGCTATGGGACACCtaatacagaggaaaaaagtcCATGTCTTTGGGGACGAACTGAGTCTGGTGAATTTGTTCCGATGTATTCAAAATATGCCTGAAACACTACCCAATAATTCCTGTTATTCCGCTG GCATCGCAAAGCTGGAAGAAGGAGATGAACTCCAACTGGCAATACCGCGGGAAGACGCCAAAATATCGCAAGATGGAGATGGCACGTTTTTTGGAGCATTGAAACTTCTGTGA